Proteins encoded by one window of Bacteroidota bacterium:
- a CDS encoding helix-turn-helix transcriptional regulator, whose translation MPATHAIKILNSDINGEIKLDYNNLKKTVLVIRSVDHKLRQQIIKMLTESPKLTVSEIYLKLRIEQSIASQHLALLRRSGVVQTKRSGKFIYYTLNQERLEEISQLIKELAK comes from the coding sequence ATGCCCGCAACACATGCCATTAAAATATTGAACTCCGATATTAACGGAGAAATTAAACTGGATTACAACAACCTGAAAAAAACAGTGCTTGTGATCAGGTCCGTAGACCATAAACTCAGACAGCAAATAATTAAAATGCTGACTGAATCTCCGAAATTAACTGTCTCCGAAATTTATTTAAAATTGCGAATTGAACAATCAATTGCCTCCCAACATTTGGCATTATTAAGAAGAAGCGGAGTGGTTCAAACTAAAAGAAGTGGAAAATTTATTTATTATACCTTAAATCAGGAGCGACTGGAAGAAATATCTCAACTCATTAAAGAACTAGCAAAATAA
- the nadA gene encoding quinolinate synthase NadA, whose product MIIKGEKVVDIALLERTGFIDEFIDPTLDLFEEINKLKKEKNAVILAHYYQEPDIQDIADYIGDSLGLAQNAVTTSADMIVFAGVHFMAETAKILNPNKKVIMPDSKAGCSLADSCPPVLFERFIKSHPNHVVISYINCTAEIKALSDIICTSSNAVKIVESVPADQNIIFAPDKNLGRYIEKKTGRKMVLWDGSCMVHEIFSLEKITKLKIKHPNAKVIAHPECEEPVLKIADFIGSTTGLLKYSAQDEANEFIVVTETGIIHQMQKNSPHKTFIPAPPDNLCACNDCPHMKRNTLEKLYIAMKYELPEILIKEPTISMARKSIQRMLDISAKAGL is encoded by the coding sequence ATGATCATTAAGGGGGAAAAAGTTGTGGATATCGCTCTTTTGGAACGAACCGGATTTATAGATGAATTTATTGATCCAACGTTAGATCTGTTTGAAGAGATCAATAAATTAAAGAAAGAAAAAAATGCGGTAATACTCGCACATTATTATCAGGAGCCTGATATTCAGGATATTGCAGATTATATTGGCGATAGTTTAGGACTTGCACAAAATGCCGTTACAACCAGTGCTGATATGATAGTATTTGCCGGTGTGCATTTTATGGCAGAAACAGCGAAGATCTTAAATCCGAATAAAAAAGTAATAATGCCTGATAGTAAGGCAGGATGTTCGCTTGCAGATAGCTGTCCGCCTGTGTTATTCGAACGATTTATTAAAAGTCACCCCAATCATGTAGTTATATCTTATATTAACTGTACGGCAGAAATAAAGGCATTAAGTGATATTATTTGCACTAGTAGTAATGCAGTTAAAATTGTAGAAAGTGTTCCCGCTGATCAAAATATAATTTTTGCTCCGGATAAAAATTTGGGAAGATATATAGAAAAGAAAACCGGAAGAAAAATGGTTTTATGGGATGGAAGTTGTATGGTGCATGAAATATTTTCTTTGGAAAAAATAACCAAATTAAAAATAAAACATCCCAATGCAAAAGTAATTGCCCATCCGGAATGTGAAGAACCCGTATTAAAAATTGCTGATTTTATCGGAAGCACTACAGGATTATTAAAATATTCTGCGCAAGACGAAGCAAATGAATTTATTGTTGTTACAGAAACAGGAATAATTCATCAAATGCAAAAAAATTCTCCTCATAAAACTTTTATTCCTGCACCACCAGATAATTTATGTGCCTGTAATGATTGTCCGCACATGAAAAGAAACACCTTAGAAAAATTATACATCGCCATGAAATATGAACTTCCCGAAATATTAATTAAAGAACCAACTATCTCCATGGCAAGAAAGTCGATTCAGAGAATGTTGGATATTTCTGCGAAAGCTGGGTTGTGA
- a CDS encoding S41 family peptidase, translating into MKNINSFIKTTKGRLIISLISISSVFVFTSAATGADLFEIGKNIDIFTSVYKELNTYYVDDIDPNKLMRTGIDAMLESLDPYTNYISEAELEGYKFQITGNYGGIGASIRPIDGKSTVIECFKGFAAEKAGLLPGDIILEIDGKVLDVKNDEAISELLRGSPGTTVKLKVNRPYEDKTFDLAVTREDIDMPNVPYYGFAEPGIGYIILTQFTEDAGLNVGNALKELKKQDPQMKGVILDLRGNPGGLLREAVNVSNIFIDKGLEVCSTLGKVKEWDKTFNALNAPIDSKIPLIILSNSSSASASEIVAGTIQDYDRGVILGEKSYGKGLVQTTRDISFNTKLKLTTAKYYIPSGRCIQALDYTHRNVDGSVGKLPDSLKTAFKTKSGRTVYDGGGIDPDVAVERELYKDITYSLIRKNLIFKYATKYKFEHPTIADAKTFSISEKDYEDFISWLSDKEYDYVTDTEKDLEYLEASAKNDSYYESLQSDFASLKSKINHDKEKDLIKFKEEIKQELNTEISSRYYNEDGRIESSFKSDQEILKATELLKDANKYQGLLLPAK; encoded by the coding sequence ATGAAAAACATTAATTCATTTATTAAAACAACAAAAGGGCGATTAATTATTTCGCTTATCAGTATATCTTCTGTATTTGTTTTTACTTCTGCGGCAACAGGTGCAGATCTATTTGAGATCGGAAAAAATATCGACATATTTACTTCTGTTTATAAAGAATTAAATACTTATTATGTGGATGATATTGATCCAAATAAATTAATGCGCACAGGTATTGATGCAATGTTGGAAAGTCTGGATCCATATACCAATTATATTTCTGAAGCAGAATTGGAAGGATATAAATTTCAAATAACAGGAAATTATGGAGGAATAGGTGCAAGCATAAGACCTATAGATGGAAAATCCACCGTGATAGAATGTTTTAAAGGATTTGCTGCAGAAAAAGCAGGTTTATTACCGGGTGATATTATTTTGGAAATTGATGGAAAAGTTCTTGATGTTAAAAATGATGAAGCTATTAGCGAATTGTTGAGAGGTTCACCGGGAACTACAGTTAAATTAAAAGTAAACAGACCATATGAAGATAAAACATTTGATCTTGCTGTTACAAGAGAAGATATAGATATGCCAAATGTTCCTTACTACGGATTTGCAGAACCGGGAATTGGATATATAATCTTAACTCAATTTACAGAAGATGCAGGATTAAATGTTGGCAATGCATTAAAAGAATTAAAGAAACAAGATCCTCAAATGAAAGGAGTTATTCTCGACCTCCGCGGAAATCCGGGGGGATTATTGAGAGAAGCCGTAAACGTTTCAAACATCTTTATTGATAAAGGTCTGGAGGTGTGCAGCACACTTGGAAAGGTGAAGGAATGGGACAAAACATTTAATGCATTAAATGCTCCTATCGATAGTAAAATTCCTTTAATAATTCTTTCCAATAGCTCCTCTGCATCCGCTTCCGAAATTGTTGCGGGAACTATACAGGATTATGACAGAGGAGTTATTCTCGGTGAAAAAAGTTATGGAAAAGGATTGGTTCAAACAACCAGAGATATTTCATTTAATACTAAATTAAAACTCACCACAGCAAAATATTATATCCCTAGCGGAAGATGTATTCAAGCCTTGGATTATACGCATAGAAATGTGGATGGAAGTGTAGGAAAATTACCTGATTCACTTAAAACTGCATTCAAAACAAAAAGCGGAAGAACTGTTTACGACGGTGGTGGAATTGATCCTGATGTTGCTGTGGAAAGAGAATTATATAAAGATATTACTTACAGTCTCATCAGAAAAAATCTTATATTCAAATACGCAACAAAATATAAATTTGAACATCCAACTATTGCTGATGCAAAAACCTTTTCTATTTCAGAAAAAGATTATGAAGATTTTATCAGCTGGTTAAGTGATAAAGAATACGATTATGTAACAGATACAGAAAAAGATCTTGAATATCTGGAAGCAAGCGCAAAAAATGATTCCTATTACGAATCATTACAATCAGATTTCGCTTCCCTAAAATCAAAAATTAATCACGATAAAGAAAAAGATCTCATCAAATTTAAAGAAGAGATCAAACAGGAATTAAATACAGAAATTTCATCCCGCTATTATAATGAAGACGGCAGAATAGAATCTTCTTTTAAATCTGATCAGGAAATATTAAAGGCAACTGAATTACTTAAGGATGCAAATAAATATCAGGGATTATTGTTGCCGGCTAAATAA
- a CDS encoding helix-turn-helix transcriptional regulator, whose amino-acid sequence MGRAILYVFDNVENSELHSAAIILRAIAHPLRLKMMAFIDKNKSITVNKIFTSLNLDQSIASQQLNILRTANLVKTKREGKYIYYSLNYDNIERVNGLIEKFRGKA is encoded by the coding sequence ATGGGACGAGCAATTTTATATGTATTTGATAATGTTGAAAATAGCGAACTACATTCAGCTGCCATAATTTTACGTGCAATAGCACATCCCTTAAGATTAAAAATGATGGCATTTATAGATAAAAATAAATCCATCACCGTAAATAAAATTTTCACCAGTCTCAATCTCGATCAATCCATTGCCTCCCAACAACTCAACATCCTCCGCACCGCAAATCTCGTTAAAACAAAAAGAGAAGGTAAATACATTTACTATTCTTTAAACTACGATAATATTGAACGGGTGAATGGGTTGATAGAGAAGTTTAGAGGGAAAGCATGA
- a CDS encoding nicotinate-nucleotide adenylyltransferase, whose amino-acid sequence MKIGLFFGSFNPIHTGHLIIANYFAENTDIDKVWFVVSPQNPFKQKSTLLDEKHRLYMVNLAVEDNYKLEASSIEFKLPQPSYTINTLTYLKEKHPEHTFVLLMGSDNLPGLSKWKNIELILSDHPVYIYTRRDTESPTAPIKGNFSFFKVPLIDISSTFIRESLKNGVSIRYLVPEKVWEYLGEMGFYRNI is encoded by the coding sequence ATGAAGATCGGTCTCTTTTTCGGCTCTTTTAACCCAATTCATACGGGGCATTTAATTATTGCAAATTATTTTGCAGAAAATACCGATATTGATAAAGTTTGGTTTGTAGTCTCTCCACAAAATCCTTTCAAACAAAAAAGTACATTGTTAGACGAAAAACACAGATTATACATGGTAAACCTTGCAGTAGAGGATAATTACAAATTGGAAGCCTCCAGTATTGAATTCAAGTTACCTCAACCATCTTACACCATAAACACGCTCACTTACCTCAAAGAAAAACACCCCGAACACACCTTTGTGCTCCTGATGGGTTCCGATAATCTACCGGGACTATCAAAATGGAAAAATATTGAACTCATCCTTAGCGATCATCCGGTTTATATTTACACCCGCCGCGATACAGAATCCCCCACAGCACCCATAAAAGGCAATTTTTCCTTCTTCAAGGTCCCTCTCATCGACATTTCCTCCACCTTCATCCGCGAAAGCCTCAAAAACGGAGTTTCCATCAGATACCTTGTTCCCGAAAAAGTCTGGGAATACCTCGGTGAAATGGGATTTTATAGGAACATTTGA
- the yidD gene encoding membrane protein insertion efficiency factor YidD, which produces MQKIKKFIGWIFIFPIKIYQWVLSPLLPNSCRYTPTCSQYMIEAIKKHGPLKGGWLGLKRIGR; this is translated from the coding sequence TTGCAAAAAATTAAAAAATTCATAGGATGGATATTTATTTTCCCGATCAAAATATACCAATGGGTATTATCACCGTTATTACCTAACTCCTGCAGATATACACCAACCTGCAGTCAGTATATGATAGAAGCAATTAAAAAACACGGTCCATTAAAAGGTGGTTGGTTGGGATTAAAAAGAATCGGAAGATGA
- a CDS encoding potassium channel protein, translating into MKNIIKLLRSYGVLKRLIGGIFLLIFVFIIGTYGYIVIEKYTLLDAMYMTMITVASVGYNEVHPLTDGGKVFTSLLILLSVATYVYVITIVTSFIVEGEFRMYFKHLRVNKEIDQLRNHVVVCGYGRNGRQACQQLTAGKMAYVVIENDTHIIEQFRADNTLFVEGNATEDEVLLSAGIKHAKALITTLPDDAANVFVVLTAHEMNPAMKIISRASNDGAESKLKRAGADNVIMPDKIGGSHMAALITKPDVLEFVDFITGKINIRIEEIHYNSLPEKYKNKSIGELDIRNKTGANIIGYKNESGAYIVNPAPDTVLKPDTKFFVLGNEEQIQRFFLILEGSN; encoded by the coding sequence ATGAAAAACATTATCAAACTGCTCAGATCCTATGGGGTATTAAAGCGATTGATAGGTGGTATTTTTTTATTGATCTTCGTATTTATAATTGGTACTTACGGTTATATCGTAATTGAAAAATATACTTTGCTAGATGCAATGTATATGACAATGATAACGGTTGCATCCGTAGGGTATAACGAAGTGCATCCCCTTACCGATGGAGGAAAGGTTTTTACATCTCTATTAATTTTATTAAGCGTTGCCACTTATGTTTATGTAATTACAATAGTTACATCATTTATTGTGGAAGGCGAATTCAGAATGTATTTTAAACACTTACGCGTGAATAAAGAAATTGATCAACTCAGAAATCATGTTGTTGTTTGCGGTTATGGCCGAAACGGGCGACAGGCGTGTCAACAACTTACTGCAGGTAAAATGGCTTATGTTGTTATTGAAAATGATACACATATTATCGAACAATTTCGTGCTGATAATACGCTTTTTGTGGAGGGAAATGCCACAGAAGATGAGGTATTATTATCCGCAGGAATAAAACATGCAAAAGCATTAATAACAACACTACCCGATGATGCTGCAAATGTTTTTGTTGTATTAACTGCACATGAAATGAATCCTGCCATGAAAATAATAAGTCGCGCCTCAAACGACGGCGCCGAAAGTAAACTCAAACGCGCAGGAGCCGATAATGTGATCATGCCAGATAAAATTGGTGGATCTCATATGGCAGCGCTCATTACCAAACCCGACGTTTTAGAGTTTGTAGATTTTATTACAGGAAAAATAAATATTCGTATTGAGGAAATTCATTACAATTCCCTACCTGAAAAATATAAAAATAAATCCATAGGTGAACTTGACATCAGAAATAAAACCGGGGCAAATATTATAGGATATAAAAATGAAAGCGGAGCATACATTGTTAACCCGGCTCCCGATACTGTATTAAAACCCGACACTAAATTTTTTGTTTTAGGAAACGAAGAACAGATTCAACGTTTCTTTCTAATTCTGGAGGGAAGTAATTAA
- a CDS encoding ribonuclease P protein component, whose translation MYLTKEISANNKQQGAETFNLNSISRATFSKGERLSDKNITASLFKAGQSFLQHPYTVIYTITELPGISPVQLLISVSKNRFPRAVDRNKVKRQVREAYRKNKAGLYQMLMAENKQLALAIIYSSKKITTFNETENKIKVALSTLIKKISDNG comes from the coding sequence CTGTATCTGACGAAAGAAATATCGGCAAATAACAAACAGCAGGGAGCGGAGACCTTTAATCTGAACTCCATAAGCCGAGCCACTTTCAGCAAAGGGGAAAGGCTTAGCGATAAAAATATAACTGCCTCGCTTTTTAAAGCGGGGCAAAGTTTTTTACAGCACCCCTATACTGTAATTTATACCATTACCGAACTTCCTGGCATTTCTCCTGTTCAATTATTAATTTCCGTATCAAAGAACCGCTTTCCGCGTGCAGTGGACCGAAATAAGGTAAAAAGACAGGTCCGCGAAGCATATCGGAAAAATAAAGCCGGATTATATCAAATGTTAATGGCAGAAAACAAACAACTTGCTTTGGCCATTATATATTCTTCAAAAAAAATAACAACATTTAACGAGACGGAAAATAAAATCAAAGTAGCTTTATCCACGCTAATCAAAAAAATATCAGATAATGGATAA
- a CDS encoding M28 family peptidase, protein MRSVISILLIIICSLSNIQSFSQNVKEQELKAHVVYLADDKLEGRATGSAGEKLASDYIAEEFRKMGLKPAGDANTYLQAFDAHSGKKPGENNYILAENKWSDLQIAFPHPMSANGIVTARLLDVNFGITAAVNNYDDYANVDAGGKIVLVQLSSPDGTHPHSKYIEFNDERSKIKNAIAHGAAAVIFYNIDSNYQSPVADYRRNTAAENIPVYYVENSVVNALKNYKGSITISVELLEQIRTGHNIAGFIDNKATSTVIIGAHYDHLGHGEIEGSLYRGEPAIHNGADDNASGVSLIIELAEKLKSSNLKNNNYLIIAFSGEEMGLFGSKAYVNSDAMKNYTPNYMLNFDMVGRLDSTKTIIINGVGSSTNFSVLKNINESDIKIVTTESGIGPSDQTSFYLKDIPVLHFFTGSHSDYHKPGDDADKVNYSGIKNILDYTYVLIDSLNSLGKINFTKTKEDNNDNTPRFTVTMGVIPDYVYSGKGMRIDGVSDGKPAQKAGIMAGDIVLKLGEYEIVDMMAYMQALGKLKKGDKTVVVILRNETQMELPIQF, encoded by the coding sequence ATGCGATCTGTTATTTCCATTTTATTAATTATAATTTGTTCTCTGAGCAACATACAAAGTTTTTCACAAAACGTTAAGGAACAAGAACTTAAAGCACATGTTGTATATCTTGCCGATGATAAACTGGAAGGACGTGCAACGGGATCGGCAGGGGAAAAACTTGCATCTGATTATATAGCGGAAGAGTTTCGTAAAATGGGGCTAAAACCAGCCGGTGATGCAAATACTTATCTTCAGGCGTTTGATGCACATTCCGGTAAAAAACCAGGAGAGAATAATTATATTTTAGCTGAAAATAAATGGAGTGATCTTCAAATTGCTTTCCCGCATCCAATGTCGGCAAACGGCATTGTTACTGCGCGTCTACTCGATGTTAATTTCGGAATAACTGCAGCTGTAAATAATTATGATGATTACGCTAATGTTGATGCAGGAGGCAAAATTGTTTTAGTGCAATTATCATCACCCGATGGAACACATCCACATTCAAAATATATTGAATTTAATGATGAACGAAGTAAAATTAAAAACGCAATTGCACACGGAGCGGCCGCAGTAATTTTTTATAATATTGATTCAAATTATCAATCGCCGGTTGCCGATTACAGGAGAAATACTGCTGCGGAAAATATTCCTGTTTATTACGTGGAAAATTCGGTGGTGAATGCACTTAAAAACTATAAAGGGTCAATTACAATATCTGTTGAATTATTGGAACAAATAAGAACAGGGCATAACATTGCAGGATTTATCGACAATAAAGCAACCAGTACTGTAATAATTGGAGCACATTACGATCACCTCGGACACGGAGAAATAGAAGGCTCACTTTACAGAGGAGAACCAGCCATACATAACGGTGCTGACGATAATGCCAGTGGCGTGAGTCTTATTATTGAATTGGCAGAAAAATTAAAATCCTCAAACCTGAAAAACAATAATTATTTGATAATTGCATTCAGTGGCGAAGAAATGGGTTTATTCGGAAGTAAGGCATATGTAAATTCAGATGCTATGAAAAATTATACCCCTAATTACATGCTCAATTTTGATATGGTGGGGAGATTGGACAGCACTAAAACAATTATTATTAACGGTGTAGGTTCTTCAACTAATTTTTCGGTATTAAAAAATATCAATGAATCAGATATTAAAATTGTTACCACAGAATCAGGTATAGGACCAAGCGATCAAACATCTTTTTATTTAAAGGATATTCCGGTTTTACATTTCTTTACCGGTTCACATAGCGATTATCATAAACCGGGCGATGATGCTGATAAGGTTAATTATTCGGGAATAAAAAATATTTTAGATTATACTTATGTATTAATTGATTCCCTAAATTCGTTAGGGAAAATAAACTTTACCAAAACCAAGGAAGACAATAACGATAACACTCCACGATTTACTGTAACAATGGGAGTAATTCCGGATTATGTTTATTCGGGAAAAGGTATGCGGATAGATGGAGTAAGTGATGGAAAACCCGCTCAAAAAGCAGGTATAATGGCGGGGGATATCGTACTTAAATTGGGAGAATACGAAATAGTGGATATGATGGCTTATATGCAGGCTTTAGGTAAATTAAAAAAGGGTGATAAAACAGTGGTTGTTATTTTGAGAAATGAAACTCAAATGGAACTACCAATACAATTTTAA
- the tsaB gene encoding tRNA (adenosine(37)-N6)-threonylcarbamoyltransferase complex dimerization subunit type 1 TsaB encodes MALLLNIETSVPICSVSIANDGICLAESRSDTANDHIAQLTSLIIETLKKTGNKLKDLDAIAVSCGPGSYTGLRIGVSTAKGMCHAINKPLIAVNTLRSMVEPLLSVYKQSDTLFCPLIDARRLEVYTAIYNRIGETIMPPQPLLFEETGYSEFLNQAKVIFFGSGLDKGKPFLQHQNAVFHDDHEQISSNLSALSFARYQNEEFEDLAYFEPEYIKEFYSTKK; translated from the coding sequence ATGGCACTTCTGCTCAACATAGAAACATCGGTTCCCATTTGCAGCGTAAGTATAGCAAATGACGGAATTTGTTTGGCTGAAAGCAGAAGTGATACAGCTAATGATCATATCGCCCAACTCACCTCACTTATAATTGAAACGTTAAAAAAAACAGGAAATAAACTTAAAGACCTGGATGCCATTGCCGTAAGTTGCGGTCCGGGTTCCTATACGGGGTTGAGAATTGGCGTATCAACAGCAAAAGGTATGTGCCACGCCATAAACAAACCACTGATCGCTGTAAATACCCTCAGGAGTATGGTGGAGCCGCTTTTAAGCGTTTACAAACAGTCTGATACACTCTTTTGTCCCTTAATTGATGCCCGGCGCCTGGAAGTATATACTGCCATCTACAACCGGATTGGAGAAACTATTATGCCCCCTCAGCCCTTACTATTTGAAGAAACAGGGTATTCGGAGTTCTTAAACCAGGCAAAAGTAATCTTCTTCGGAAGTGGTTTAGACAAGGGAAAACCCTTCTTACAGCATCAAAATGCCGTTTTTCACGATGATCATGAACAAATTTCTTCCAATTTGTCTGCTCTTTCCTTTGCCAGATACCAAAATGAAGAATTCGAAGACCTCGCCTATTTCGAGCCGGAATACATTAAGGAATTCTACAGCACAAAAAAATAA